The following are encoded in a window of Brevinematales bacterium genomic DNA:
- the cas2e gene encoding type I-E CRISPR-associated endoribonuclease Cas2, translating into MVVIMMEKSKPSQRGAMSRLAIEVKSGVFVSTVNARVRDKLWEKICRDWKLDAIMVHNAATEQGYRILVNGDPEREALDFDGITLLSKPVKKGKG; encoded by the coding sequence ATGGTAGTGATTATGATGGAGAAATCGAAGCCCTCCCAGAGGGGCGCGATGTCGCGGTTAGCTATTGAAGTAAAAAGCGGCGTATTTGTCTCGACCGTCAACGCCCGTGTAAGGGATAAGTTATGGGAGAAAATTTGCCGGGATTGGAAACTCGACGCGATCATGGTGCACAACGCCGCGACGGAACAGGGATACCGGATACTGGTAAACGGCGACCCTGAGCGGGAAGCGTTGGATTTCGACGGGATAACGTTACTCAGCAAGCCGGTAAAGAAAGGGAAGGGGTAG
- the cas1e gene encoding type I-E CRISPR-associated endonuclease Cas1, whose protein sequence is MKNRDLQELPKYEDCWTYLYFEKGLIDQHGSTVGYHFLEKVVPIPIESLAILMLGPGISITHEAVKRISECRCLIAWTGEQGVRMYCFGNCRTYSARNLLKQAEIWANLVTREKAVRTMYQKRFHENVLNEDYSIEQLRGMEGARVRKSYGEFSELYGVEWEGRHYKQEEWNYADPLNRALSSAHACLYGIVHAAILACGLSPGIGFVHTGKQLSFVYDIADLYKTDTTIPIAFETVKEGTDEIERRVRYRCRDKFKECKIMNRIIPDLKDVIYGSDYDGEIEALPEGRDVAVSY, encoded by the coding sequence ATGAAAAATCGCGATCTTCAGGAACTCCCGAAGTATGAGGATTGTTGGACCTATCTCTACTTCGAGAAGGGACTGATCGACCAGCACGGAAGCACAGTAGGATATCACTTCCTCGAAAAGGTGGTACCGATACCCATCGAATCACTCGCTATACTCATGCTGGGGCCGGGCATATCGATCACGCACGAGGCGGTGAAACGGATATCCGAGTGCAGGTGCCTGATAGCATGGACGGGAGAGCAGGGGGTACGGATGTATTGTTTCGGTAATTGCCGGACCTACTCGGCCCGGAATCTATTGAAACAGGCTGAGATATGGGCGAACCTGGTTACCCGCGAAAAAGCGGTCAGGACGATGTACCAGAAACGGTTCCATGAAAACGTCCTCAATGAAGATTACTCGATCGAGCAGTTGCGCGGGATGGAAGGAGCGCGTGTCAGGAAGTCCTACGGGGAGTTTTCAGAATTGTACGGGGTTGAGTGGGAAGGGAGGCATTATAAACAAGAGGAATGGAATTACGCCGATCCGCTGAACCGGGCGCTTTCCTCCGCCCACGCCTGTCTCTATGGGATTGTTCACGCGGCTATTCTCGCATGCGGGCTGTCGCCGGGGATAGGATTTGTCCATACCGGAAAGCAGTTGTCGTTCGTGTACGACATCGCAGATCTATATAAAACGGATACGACTATCCCGATCGCATTCGAGACGGTGAAAGAAGGAACCGACGAAATCGAAAGGAGAGTCCGTTACCGTTGCAGGGATAAGTTCAAGGAGTGCAAGATCATGAACCGGATCATTCCGGATCTCAAGGATGTGATATATGGTAGTGATTATGATGGAGAAATCGAAGCCCTCCCAGAGGGGCGCGATGTCGCGGTTAGCTATTGA
- the cas5e gene encoding type I-E CRISPR-associated protein Cas5/CasD, producing MSIKYLALRLRGWLQSWGTHGTQYNRDTGFFPTKSAIAGLCASALGIGRGSPGEPGFLEQFNRLKMDVLRKRKPHPRWEGETIDINLLSDYHTVRDTKKAGGGSKDCHPYTCFFLTDADFGVILEGEEDFLNRVGDALRDPKWILYFGRKCCLPSGPVYQGVYTTREEAEREFTEAGAGIMTQRDTEEFTEGNDNIFDVPLSFARADRRYAKRRVYTGPYK from the coding sequence ATGTCGATTAAATATCTTGCGCTGCGATTACGGGGGTGGTTGCAGTCATGGGGAACTCATGGGACGCAATACAACCGGGATACGGGTTTTTTCCCGACAAAAAGCGCGATAGCGGGATTGTGCGCCTCCGCTCTTGGGATCGGACGGGGGTCGCCGGGCGAGCCCGGATTCCTCGAACAATTTAACAGGCTGAAAATGGATGTCCTGAGGAAAAGAAAGCCGCATCCCCGTTGGGAAGGGGAAACAATCGACATTAATCTGCTTTCGGATTATCATACCGTGCGTGATACGAAAAAAGCCGGCGGCGGTTCCAAAGATTGCCATCCGTATACGTGTTTCTTCCTGACAGACGCGGATTTTGGGGTAATTCTGGAAGGCGAGGAAGATTTCCTCAATAGGGTAGGGGATGCGCTCCGTGACCCGAAATGGATTCTGTACTTCGGGAGGAAATGCTGTCTGCCGTCGGGTCCGGTATATCAGGGTGTTTATACGACGAGGGAGGAAGCGGAACGGGAATTCACCGAAGCCGGCGCCGGGATTATGACCCAGCGCGATACGGAGGAATTTACCGAAGGTAACGATAATATTTTCGACGTACCGCTGAGTTTCGCCCGCGCGGATAGGCGTTACGCAAAAAGGAGGGTCTATACGGGTCCATATAAGTAG
- the cas7e gene encoding type I-E CRISPR-associated protein Cas7/Cse4/CasC, whose amino-acid sequence MKHLELHILQSFPVTCLNRDDLGSPKTAIFGGVQRARVSSQCWKSVVRLMAREYSPELFRGKRTKLVVEPITQGLIKRGFKEEEIAEALKDISGKIGEIDKKAATKLSTLLFTTDQEIDLICDTYAKNRNVKDLDKIFKEDHYNIMKDAADIALFGRMVASSPELKIEGAAVFSHALSTHKADNEIDYFTAVDDEQEEDITGAGHIGTLEFNSATYYRFCAVNMDELSDDKHLGVMSKEERKEVLASFIRSVLLAVPIARRNSMNGNTLPGYVLCVVREKGHPVQLINAFEKPITQYKDSGIFDRSKDAMLTEYDNLEKNWGMTAALKAAIPDISLDKLIEKATAYVD is encoded by the coding sequence ATGAAACATTTGGAATTACACATTTTGCAATCTTTTCCGGTTACGTGCTTAAACCGCGACGATCTGGGGTCTCCCAAGACCGCGATTTTCGGCGGTGTACAGAGAGCGAGGGTATCCAGCCAATGCTGGAAAAGTGTCGTTCGGCTCATGGCGAGGGAATATTCGCCCGAACTTTTCCGGGGGAAAAGAACAAAACTCGTCGTCGAACCGATAACGCAAGGTTTAATAAAGAGAGGTTTTAAGGAAGAAGAAATCGCCGAAGCTTTGAAGGATATTAGCGGAAAGATCGGTGAAATCGATAAAAAGGCGGCGACAAAACTTTCCACCCTGCTTTTCACGACCGATCAGGAAATCGACCTGATTTGCGATACTTACGCGAAAAACAGGAACGTAAAAGATTTGGATAAGATATTCAAAGAAGATCATTACAATATTATGAAGGATGCCGCGGATATCGCGTTATTCGGGAGGATGGTGGCGAGCAGTCCCGAGCTGAAAATCGAAGGGGCTGCGGTGTTTTCGCACGCCTTATCCACACATAAGGCTGATAACGAGATCGACTACTTTACCGCGGTGGACGACGAGCAGGAGGAGGATATCACCGGAGCCGGGCATATCGGGACGCTCGAGTTCAACTCCGCGACCTATTACCGCTTCTGCGCGGTTAACATGGACGAGCTGTCCGACGATAAGCACCTCGGAGTCATGTCGAAGGAAGAACGGAAAGAAGTCCTTGCCAGTTTTATCCGTTCTGTGCTTCTCGCGGTCCCGATCGCCCGCCGCAACTCCATGAACGGGAACACCCTGCCGGGATACGTTCTTTGCGTGGTAAGAGAAAAGGGTCACCCCGTGCAGTTGATCAACGCGTTCGAGAAACCGATCACCCAATATAAAGACAGCGGTATTTTCGATCGTTCGAAAGACGCGATGCTGACGGAATACGATAACCTGGAGAAAAACTGGGGAATGACCGCCGCGCTGAAGGCTGCGATCCCGGATATTTCGTTAGATAAACTAATAGAAAAGGCGACCGCCTATGTCGATTAA
- the cas6e gene encoding type I-E CRISPR-associated protein Cas6/Cse3/CasE, protein MKYLSRVFLNHEDAAKLRFFDNYAWHKAAWEMFPGDREKRCFQSRLEHSHNGYILFILSDEEPMRPEWCPSECIETKRIADNFLNYDLYLFDLIANPTRKIKSFDAKGNLKPNGTRAAILNYEGQIEWLKRKAEQSGFEILDSPSLSVEHAANGRFHKKGAPGLHIGMRFSGAIRVTDRDKFREAFYHGIGTAKAFGFGMLMIKPLRLKIA, encoded by the coding sequence ATGAAGTACTTATCACGGGTTTTCCTGAACCACGAGGATGCCGCTAAGTTGAGGTTTTTCGATAATTACGCATGGCATAAAGCGGCATGGGAGATGTTTCCCGGCGACCGTGAAAAACGCTGTTTTCAGAGCAGGCTTGAGCATTCACATAATGGATACATTTTATTTATTCTGAGTGACGAGGAACCCATGCGGCCCGAATGGTGTCCGTCCGAGTGTATCGAGACCAAGCGGATTGCGGATAACTTTCTCAATTACGATCTCTACCTGTTCGATCTGATCGCCAATCCCACGAGAAAAATAAAAAGTTTCGATGCCAAGGGAAATCTTAAACCGAATGGAACGAGAGCAGCGATCTTGAATTACGAAGGTCAAATAGAATGGCTAAAGCGAAAGGCGGAGCAGTCGGGTTTCGAAATTCTCGACAGTCCGTCCCTTTCGGTCGAACATGCCGCGAATGGGAGATTCCACAAAAAAGGAGCTCCGGGGCTTCATATCGGGATGCGTTTTTCGGGAGCGATCCGGGTGACGGACAGGGATAAGTTCAGAGAAGCATTTTATCACGGTATCGGCACGGCAAAGGCTTTCGGTTTTGGAATGCTGATGATAAAACCGCTCAGATTAAAAATCGCGTAG
- a CDS encoding type I-E CRISPR-associated protein Cse2/CasB — protein sequence MSALTEYLERHKNDKGLMADLRCALIESKRRKAWPHLAYFGGLGDDFGARIVQVVAGLYANHHTNTETGNMGDVFYRLLSDDERKGMIERGTESHTDFGPVTKRFVYLLAANGEEIFDRLTRVVFYAKQKDVGIPYQTLERDLKKWEYDSDRVKTEWAKSFWNPRRVDKEGV from the coding sequence ATGTCAGCATTGACTGAATACCTCGAGAGGCATAAAAATGACAAGGGGCTGATGGCCGATCTACGTTGTGCACTGATCGAATCGAAACGCAGGAAGGCTTGGCCGCACCTGGCTTATTTCGGCGGGTTAGGCGACGATTTCGGTGCGCGGATAGTTCAGGTTGTCGCTGGGCTTTACGCAAATCATCACACGAATACCGAAACAGGAAATATGGGCGATGTATTTTACCGTCTTTTAAGCGATGATGAGAGAAAAGGGATGATTGAAAGAGGCACCGAATCTCATACTGATTTCGGACCGGTAACTAAAAGATTTGTTTATTTACTCGCCGCGAACGGTGAAGAGATTTTCGATAGGTTGACCCGAGTGGTTTTTTATGCGAAGCAGAAGGATGTGGGAATTCCGTATCAGACACTGGAAAGGGATTTAAAGAAATGGGAGTATGACAGCGACCGTGTAAAAACCGAATGGGCGAAATCCTTCTGGAATCCCCGTCGTGTGGATAAGGAGGGCGTATGA
- the casA gene encoding type I-E CRISPR-associated protein Cse1/CasA — MNLVSDPWIPVTAADGLPTIISLLNVFTKGALYPDLSVKPYERVALMRLFTCIAHAALDGPNNFEEWENSVKLLAEKVPSYLSKWKDYFELYHPSTPFLQIAGLNPKSPRNPVSKMDFDIANGNSTTFFDNESISDDVRKIPDDELALLLLTYQCYSLGGGLGVTEWNGTATKQVGNMDAPCSDDSMIHCFIGGGNLLDTIVLNLPVRDDLNKHYSGFDYGKPVWEMYPTSPDPDSPEAENASRTYMGRLVSLSRWIKLIPGEYEMLFGEGFKYPKFPDFPREITSSVRRVKQGKKEEKSFLMPYSPEKALWRDLQSVIIVKDDYQEGGPLCLRRLRGDKDFDLIIDGFARYQQKFLDASEGIYHIPGRMLTDRGREYYEKGIDFAEKRDWRLKGAVKQYYKILNVQADLSGKASGIFWTLLESQKDLLFTIAGSTGNRTVVEGLEKEWHDIVFKTAINAYQMCCENHSARALQAFAIGWRVLTGFEIKDKEDHNVSID; from the coding sequence ATGAATCTTGTCTCCGATCCGTGGATACCCGTTACGGCCGCTGACGGGTTACCTACAATAATATCGCTCCTAAACGTCTTTACAAAAGGGGCACTCTATCCCGACCTTTCGGTCAAACCTTACGAACGGGTCGCACTGATGCGGCTTTTCACCTGTATCGCCCACGCGGCACTCGACGGCCCAAATAACTTCGAGGAATGGGAAAATTCTGTGAAATTGCTGGCTGAAAAGGTTCCCAGTTACCTCTCAAAGTGGAAAGACTACTTCGAACTCTATCACCCCTCGACCCCGTTCCTACAAATCGCCGGTTTGAATCCCAAATCACCCAGAAACCCGGTCTCTAAGATGGATTTCGATATCGCCAACGGGAACAGCACCACGTTTTTCGACAACGAGAGCATTTCGGACGATGTGAGGAAAATCCCCGACGACGAACTCGCCCTGCTTCTCCTTACATACCAGTGTTATTCGCTTGGGGGCGGACTCGGGGTAACGGAATGGAACGGAACGGCTACGAAACAGGTGGGGAATATGGACGCTCCTTGTTCCGATGATTCGATGATCCATTGTTTCATTGGCGGTGGTAATCTTCTCGATACCATCGTACTGAACCTCCCGGTGCGGGACGACCTGAATAAACATTATAGCGGGTTCGATTACGGCAAGCCGGTATGGGAGATGTACCCAACGTCTCCCGATCCCGATTCACCCGAGGCGGAAAACGCCTCTCGCACCTACATGGGAAGGCTGGTATCGCTTTCGCGTTGGATCAAACTAATCCCCGGGGAATATGAAATGCTTTTCGGAGAGGGATTCAAGTATCCGAAATTTCCCGATTTCCCGAGGGAAATCACGTCATCCGTACGCAGAGTTAAACAGGGGAAAAAAGAGGAGAAATCCTTCCTGATGCCGTACAGTCCCGAAAAGGCGTTGTGGCGTGACCTTCAATCGGTAATAATTGTAAAAGATGATTATCAGGAGGGCGGGCCGTTATGCCTGAGAAGGCTCAGGGGAGATAAAGACTTCGATTTGATTATCGACGGTTTCGCGCGTTATCAGCAAAAGTTCCTCGACGCGTCGGAGGGGATATATCATATTCCGGGGCGGATGCTAACCGATCGCGGGCGCGAGTATTATGAAAAAGGAATCGATTTCGCCGAAAAAAGGGATTGGCGGCTCAAAGGAGCGGTCAAACAGTATTATAAAATTCTCAATGTTCAGGCGGATTTATCTGGGAAAGCGTCGGGAATATTCTGGACTCTGCTTGAATCCCAGAAAGACCTGCTTTTCACAATTGCCGGATCGACGGGAAACCGTACCGTAGTCGAAGGACTGGAAAAGGAATGGCACGATATCGTTTTTAAAACAGCGATCAATGCTTACCAGATGTGCTGTGAAAATCATTCCGCCCGTGCGCTTCAGGCGTTTGCGATCGGATGGAGAGTTTTAACCGGATTTGAAATCAAAGATAAGGAGGATCATAATGTCAGCATTGACTGA
- the cas3 gene encoding CRISPR-associated helicase Cas3': protein MSINSIKYFWSKTTKEDIPGIDVFHHSLIVGLTAGAISKHFPFLTGNHHLKKEMLSLLASLHDAGKISSGFQSKCLAWLNKNDLTKRAFDEFWDRDEKDHSKISNYALQRILIHAYKERNIKRRDAVMLACALASHHGNWLDCPEEGVGPAFGMKDDEWQNERLSLFIKLWKEFGKPVYTLEFEDKDYEKGRIPSILLWLAGLTTVADWIGSNEYYFPQDRNCNKNEVNGLIERVLSDIDFSLNNVQSGLVFSALFPKIKSPNSLQRASSESIAEPGLYIIEAPMGMGKTEAALDAAYRLISSGKARGLYFALPTQLTSNRIYSRIGEFIENIAGKSKKIRLIHGQSWLMTDLTEPENSTTESIDWFAGSKRSLIAPVGVGTVDQALMAVLAVKHFFVRDFALAEKVVIIDEVHSYDLYTGTLIDELCKVLLELNCTVIILSATLTGARRNELLGFTEMNKQIDSYPLITGTVNGFNIDPVTILPPQDKDVAIRFIDRVEALDNAVRLAKNGVNILWICDTVDSAIESYREISNKLKSGIKKGLLHSRFPFYRREEIENDWMVYLGKDGKERQGSMLVSTQIVEQSVDIDADLLITELAPTDMLLQRIGRLWRHERGYRNISGPEVWIIEESSGFDEMRLLTGKEIRNALSKKSYVYDPYVLLRTWEVWKDMTFVIIPGGIREAIENTYQDKDEEPSGWTELKKEMIEKKKTFKDKALMSMNPFGIKPHDDNELNAKTRIFGVPEIQLVLAVSIAGEDVELMDGSVVSLKAKGIGKLKAVYRNMVKLPCYYFEDNTNCLHFVNIPDTHRIGLLKVDGFIETEGLKKGTQLTFNDEIGVRIVKE, encoded by the coding sequence GTGAGCATTAATTCAATAAAATACTTTTGGTCGAAAACGACGAAAGAAGATATCCCAGGTATCGATGTTTTCCATCATTCGCTCATAGTCGGGTTGACAGCCGGAGCAATTTCAAAGCATTTTCCCTTCTTAACCGGTAATCATCATCTAAAAAAAGAAATGTTATCCTTGCTTGCTAGTCTTCATGATGCGGGAAAGATATCTTCCGGGTTTCAATCAAAATGCTTGGCTTGGTTGAATAAAAATGATTTAACAAAAAGGGCATTTGATGAATTTTGGGATAGGGATGAAAAAGATCATTCAAAGATCTCGAACTATGCCCTGCAAAGAATTTTGATTCACGCTTATAAAGAGCGGAATATTAAGCGCCGGGATGCGGTCATGCTGGCCTGTGCTCTTGCTTCCCATCACGGTAATTGGCTCGATTGTCCCGAGGAGGGTGTCGGCCCCGCTTTTGGGATGAAAGATGACGAGTGGCAGAATGAAAGACTATCGCTTTTTATCAAACTTTGGAAAGAATTCGGAAAACCCGTATATACTTTAGAGTTCGAAGATAAGGATTATGAAAAGGGAAGAATTCCCTCAATCCTGCTATGGCTCGCCGGACTTACGACGGTCGCCGATTGGATTGGCTCGAACGAATATTATTTTCCCCAGGATAGAAATTGCAATAAAAATGAAGTGAACGGACTCATTGAAAGGGTCCTATCCGACATCGATTTTTCACTCAATAACGTACAATCCGGCCTGGTTTTTTCGGCATTGTTCCCGAAGATAAAATCCCCTAACTCGCTTCAACGAGCGTCGAGTGAATCTATAGCGGAACCAGGTCTCTATATCATCGAAGCACCGATGGGAATGGGAAAAACGGAAGCTGCGCTGGACGCCGCATATCGTTTGATCTCGTCCGGTAAAGCGCGAGGTTTGTATTTCGCGCTCCCCACGCAGTTGACCAGTAACCGTATTTATTCTCGAATAGGCGAGTTTATAGAAAATATTGCCGGTAAAAGCAAGAAGATTAGGCTGATTCACGGTCAATCATGGCTGATGACCGATTTGACCGAGCCTGAGAATAGCACTACCGAGAGTATCGATTGGTTTGCCGGCTCTAAACGCTCGCTGATTGCGCCGGTCGGAGTGGGGACGGTAGATCAGGCGCTGATGGCGGTTCTCGCGGTAAAGCATTTTTTTGTACGGGATTTCGCGTTGGCGGAAAAAGTGGTGATCATCGACGAGGTGCATTCCTACGATCTTTACACAGGAACCCTGATTGACGAGCTTTGTAAGGTTTTGCTGGAATTGAACTGCACCGTGATTATCCTCTCCGCGACTTTAACGGGCGCCCGGAGAAATGAATTGTTGGGATTCACGGAAATGAATAAACAGATCGATTCTTATCCTTTGATAACAGGGACAGTTAACGGATTTAATATCGATCCTGTTACTATTTTGCCGCCTCAAGATAAGGACGTAGCAATTCGCTTTATCGATAGAGTGGAAGCCCTCGACAATGCGGTCAGACTCGCCAAGAACGGAGTGAACATTCTCTGGATCTGTGATACGGTGGATAGTGCTATTGAATCCTATCGGGAAATTTCCAACAAATTGAAATCCGGTATTAAGAAAGGCCTCCTTCATTCGAGGTTCCCGTTCTACCGGCGTGAGGAAATAGAAAACGATTGGATGGTGTACCTGGGAAAAGACGGAAAAGAACGACAGGGCAGCATGTTGGTTTCCACCCAGATTGTAGAACAAAGCGTCGATATCGATGCTGATCTGTTGATCACCGAGCTCGCGCCTACTGACATGCTCCTGCAGCGGATCGGGCGTCTTTGGCGGCATGAACGCGGATATCGAAATATATCCGGACCGGAGGTATGGATTATCGAGGAAAGCTCCGGTTTCGATGAAATGAGGCTTCTAACTGGAAAGGAAATAAGGAACGCTTTGAGTAAAAAAAGCTATGTATACGATCCTTATGTCTTACTTCGGACATGGGAAGTTTGGAAGGATATGACGTTTGTGATAATTCCCGGCGGTATCCGGGAAGCCATTGAGAATACATATCAGGATAAAGACGAGGAACCGTCGGGATGGACGGAACTGAAAAAGGAGATGATAGAAAAAAAGAAAACATTTAAGGATAAGGCTCTCATGAGCATGAACCCTTTTGGGATAAAACCACATGATGATAACGAATTGAACGCTAAGACAAGAATATTCGGGGTGCCGGAAATCCAGCTTGTGCTTGCAGTAAGTATTGCCGGCGAAGATGTCGAATTGATGGATGGAAGTGTTGTGAGCCTGAAGGCGAAGGGTATTGGGAAGTTAAAAGCGGTCTATCGAAACATGGTAAAACTGCCATGTTATTACTTCGAAGATAATACAAACTGCCTCCATTTCGTTAATATACCGGATACGCATCGGATAGGATTGTTAAAAGTCGACGGTTTTATAGAAACGGAAGGATTGAAAAAAGGCACCCAGCTGACATTTAACGATGAAATAGGTGTCAGAATTGTAAAAGAATAA
- a CDS encoding type IV secretion system DNA-binding domain-containing protein yields MGLLGKNEPDKKEQVKDENIVNEWLQKLHYRRGTRIIPGAEYEAKYKQYDIDNGGIIEIGDKFIPLRNITEHVFTVGRPGVGKSLHFYYVLKQLKEMKAKAVVYDFKGDYISKFYDPDTDLIFNPLDKRCLQWNLFNDIDKNDNENEKIFYINQIASSLVTENIDNQDRFWTTGALRVLRAVIKEANKNTKNFISLRNNKTIFTELTGDWVRIAEIVEEHEKGAKAFIAKPDSNQTMGIMAVLSQYTEALMYMQDVNGDFSIADWVEKKGDEKGGGFIFVSSYASIRDTIKPVLSLFIDLLIKEILGRKDNLDRRIYMFLDEIGTLQFLPSIVEGLTQGRSKGLSLWPAIQDIGQLKQIYGDNLTQTIVNACGTRVIFSMADYETAENFSNQIGEAEYLEELAGVSISKTSDASASIDRKIIKDKVVMASEIINLPKFKFILQAAGRDITTGYVPGGIYEEGPISFKPVD; encoded by the coding sequence ATGGGACTTCTTGGAAAGAATGAACCGGATAAAAAAGAACAGGTAAAAGATGAAAACATAGTCAACGAATGGCTTCAAAAACTACATTACCGGCGCGGGACAAGGATCATACCAGGCGCGGAGTATGAAGCAAAGTATAAACAGTATGATATCGATAACGGCGGGATAATAGAGATTGGGGATAAATTTATACCGCTTCGGAATATTACGGAGCATGTTTTTACGGTAGGGCGGCCCGGGGTAGGGAAGTCCCTGCATTTTTATTACGTTTTGAAGCAGCTGAAAGAAATGAAGGCGAAAGCGGTAGTATACGATTTTAAAGGGGATTATATCTCGAAGTTTTACGATCCGGATACGGACCTGATATTTAATCCGCTTGATAAACGCTGTCTTCAATGGAACTTATTTAATGATATTGATAAAAATGATAATGAAAACGAAAAAATATTCTATATAAATCAAATTGCAAGTTCACTAGTAACAGAAAATATTGATAATCAGGATCGGTTTTGGACTACGGGTGCTTTAAGGGTACTTAGAGCAGTAATTAAAGAAGCAAATAAGAATACAAAGAATTTTATTAGTTTAAGAAATAATAAAACGATATTTACAGAATTAACTGGTGATTGGGTTAGAATTGCAGAGATTGTGGAAGAACATGAAAAAGGAGCGAAAGCATTTATAGCAAAGCCTGATTCTAATCAAACAATGGGTATCATGGCCGTTCTTTCTCAATACACAGAAGCGCTAATGTATATGCAGGACGTTAATGGGGACTTTTCGATAGCTGATTGGGTAGAAAAGAAGGGAGACGAAAAGGGTGGTGGATTTATTTTTGTCTCGAGCTATGCTTCTATCAGAGACACTATCAAACCCGTTCTTTCCCTATTTATTGACCTGCTGATCAAAGAGATTTTAGGAAGGAAAGATAATCTTGACCGGCGGATCTATATGTTCCTGGACGAGATCGGAACGCTTCAATTCCTGCCTTCGATAGTAGAAGGGCTTACTCAGGGACGTTCGAAGGGATTATCATTATGGCCGGCGATCCAGGACATCGGCCAGCTGAAACAGATCTACGGGGACAACCTGACCCAGACGATAGTGAACGCCTGCGGAACGAGGGTAATCTTTTCAATGGCAGATTATGAAACTGCGGAGAATTTTTCCAATCAGATTGGTGAAGCGGAATATCTGGAAGAATTGGCCGGCGTGAGTATATCCAAGACGTCGGACGCGAGCGCGTCGATCGACAGAAAGATCATAAAGGACAAGGTAGTCATGGCCTCAGAGATAATCAATCTTCCGAAGTTCAAATTTATATTACAGGCGGCAGGGAGGGATATTACTACCGGGTATGTCCCCGGCGGTATATACGAAGAAGGTCCGATCTCATTTAAACCGGTAGATTAA